One segment of Carya illinoinensis cultivar Pawnee chromosome 13, C.illinoinensisPawnee_v1, whole genome shotgun sequence DNA contains the following:
- the LOC122292082 gene encoding 17.5 kDa class I heat shock protein: MSLIPSLFGGRRSNVFDPFPLEIWDPFQDFQLSSSLSAPQFARENSAFVNSRVDWKETPEAHVFKADLPGLKKEEVKVEVEDDRVLQISGERNVEKEDKNDTWHRVERSSGKFLRRFRLPENAKMDQIKAAMENGVLTVTVPKAEVKKPDIKAIEISG; this comes from the coding sequence ATGTCGTTGATTCCAAGTTTATTTGGTGGCAGAAGAAGCAATGTCTTCGATCCATTCCCGCTTGAAATATGGGATCCTTTTCAGGATTTTCAACTCTCTTCTTCTCTATCGGCACCTCAGTTTGCGAGGGAGAATTCTGCTTTCGTCAATTCTCGCGTGGATTGGAAGGAGACCCCAGAAGCTCACGTGTTCAAGGCAGATCTCCCGGGGCTGAAGAAGGAGGAAGTGAAGGTTGAAGTTGAAGACGACAGAGTGCTTCAGATAAGCGGGGAGAGGAACGTGGAGAAGGAAGACAAGAACGACACCTGGCATAGGGTGGAGCGGAGCAGTGGCAAGTTCTTGAGGAGGTTCAGGCTGCCAGAGAACGCAAAAATGGACCAGATTAAGGCTGCGATGGAAAATGGGGTCCTGACTGTTACTGTTCCCAAAGCGGAGGTGAAGAAACCAGACATCAAGGCCATTGAAATTTCCGGTTGA
- the LOC122292083 gene encoding 18.1 kDa class I heat shock protein-like: MSLIPSSFWGRRSDVFDPFSLEIWDPFKNFPLSSSVPGSQFARENSAFVNSRVDWKETPEAHVFKADLPGLKKEEVKVEVEDDRVLKISGERNVEKEDKTDTWHRVERSSGKFLRRFRLPENAKMDHVKAAMENGVLTVTVPKAEVKKPDVKAIEISG; this comes from the coding sequence aTGTCGTTGATTCCAAGTTCATTTTGGGGCAGACGAAGCGATGTCTTCGATCCATTCTCGCTCGAAATATGGGATCCCTTTAAGAATTTTCCACTCTCTTCTTCTGTACCAGGATCTCAGTTTGCGAGGGAGAATTCTGCTTTCGTCAATTCTCGCGTAGATTGGAAGGAGACCCCAGAAGCCCACGTGTTCAAGGCGGATCTCCCTGGGCTCAAGAAGGAGGAAGTGAAGGTTGAAGTTGAAGACGACAGAGTGCTTAAGATAAGCGGGGAGAGGAATGTGGAGAAGGAAGACAAGACCGACACCTGGCATAGGGTGGAGCGCAGCAGTGGCAAGTTCCTGAGGAGGTTCAGGCTGCCAGAGAACGCAAAAATGGATCACGTTAAGGCTGCCATGGAAAATGGGGTTCTAACTGTTACTGTTCCCAAAGCAGAGGTGAAGAAACCAGACGTCAAGGCCATTGAAATTTCCGGTTGA